The proteins below are encoded in one region of Apium graveolens cultivar Ventura chromosome 4, ASM990537v1, whole genome shotgun sequence:
- the LOC141720215 gene encoding F-box protein CPR1-like, translated as MALPCEMIDEILCRVPVKYVLRCRSVCKDWCSLIDSTAFVKKHLKTSRDRNAGAGLMIIKVCADQMFYLASLDSLDEDSASVVKIRDPLKTLLRGAKYVCSCNGLMCVLKNLRDVYLLNPVLRKFKKVASAPPEFPSSSKWDERFSFGFGYDEVNDDYKVVMIEDCCVHFSGLIGFVYSFKTNAWTRIQDIPNNFSFTGIWGIFANGSLHWTAIKNEINSKDIIVSFDLELQQFKEVPYPTIEDDSSKMIFLDGLGENLCIIDCSNSRMDVWLMNYPGAESTWYKALSTEQEEMLRTGTSNKLIAFSRSGKDLLLQVYNPFGTTLAWYNLNQGTVTIVGICGLPFHFCSFLYTESLLQLTEDEPLQQKPSKDKQKKNTKKRRRYKMSCYLCGL; from the coding sequence ATGGCACTTCCTTGCGAGATGATCGATGAGATACTTTGTCGAGTACCCGTTAAGTATGTTCTTCGTTGTCGAAGTGTGTGTAAAGACTGGTGCTCTCTTATTGATAGCACTGCTTTTGTCAAGAAACATCTTAAGACTAGCCGCGATCGCAATGCTGGTGCTGGTCTTATGATAATAAAAGTTTGTGCTGATCAAATGTTTTATTTGGCTAGTCTCGATTCTTTGGATGAGGATTCTGCTTCTGTTGTCAAAATACGTGATCCGCTCAAGACGTTACTCCGTGGTGCTAAATATGTGTGTTCTTGTAATGGTTTGATGTGTGTGCTGAAAAATTTGAGAGATGTATATTTGTTGAATCCGGTACTTAGGAAGTTCAAAAAGGTAGCTTCCGCGCCACCTGAGTTTCCAAGTTCGTCTAAATGGGATGAAAGATTCtcatttggatttggttatgatGAGGTTAATGATGATTATAAGGTGGTCATGATTGAAGACTGTTGCGTTCATTTTAGTGGCTTAATAGGCTTTGTTTACAGCTTCAAAACCAATGCCTGGACACGGATTCAAGACATTCCAAATAACTTTAGTTTTACTGGAATTTGGGGCATATTTGCAAATGGATCTCTCCATTGGACTGCAATTAAGAATGAAATCAATTCCAAGGATATAATTGTTAGCTTCGATCTTGAACTTCAACAGTTCAAGGAGGTCCCTTACCCTACTATTGAGGATGACAGTTCCAAAATGATATTTCTGGATGGTCTAGGAGAAAATCTTTGTATTATCGACTGCTCAAATTCTCGTATGGATGTGTGGTTGATGAACTATCCTGGGGCTGAAAGTACATGGTACAAAGCACTTTCTACGGAGCAAGAGGAAATGCTCAGAACTGGTACCTCTAATAAACTTATTGCTTTTTCCAGAAGTGGCAAGGATCTACTCTTACAGGTTTACAATCCCTTCGGCACAACACTTGCATGGTATAACCTCAACCAGGGGACAGTAACAATTGTTGGGATTTGTGGGcttcctttccatttctgttCGTTTCTATACACTGAGAGTCTCTTACAACTCACCGAGGATGAGCCCTTGCAGCAGAAACCATCAAAAGACAAACAAAAGAAGAATACAAAAAAAAGGAGAAGGTACAAAATGAGTTGTTATTTGTGTGGTCTATAA